In a genomic window of Plectropomus leopardus isolate mb chromosome 6, YSFRI_Pleo_2.0, whole genome shotgun sequence:
- the LOC121944604 gene encoding arrestin domain-containing protein 3-like, with product MTIKNFAIEYDAINSRNTFTNGDTVNGRIIVEVSKETKIQALVFIAQGKARVRWTEHYGQHHTHVYWADEKYYDIKHHILRESRQDGTEIIGKGRHVFPFSFQIPERKIPSTFKSSIGKIVHKMKAELKQSMKLTKKAKIHFTFVSKADMDIPGLMDPQYGCKDKSVKVFGSGMVSMDVHTKRMGYKQGEPIKVTVDVSNHSSRSAKPKFILYEKRSFFAQGRRRVCTNEILKEKTEAVESSKTETVTKVITVPRELPPSILNCSIIKLEYRLKINLDVKYASDPEIKLPIVILPSSEVPAVKQPPPAGPGFEAFGNPNQAHWSMAPQPLPAPQGLDPPPPYGAYSVYPSYPDYSK from the exons ATGACAATCAAAAACTTTGCAATTGAATATGATGCCATCAACAGCAGAAACACCTTCACAAATGGAGATACCGTTAATGGGAGAATCATAGTGGAGGTTTCTAAGGAAACAAAAATCCAGGCTCTTGTTTTTATAGCACAAGGAAAGGCTCGTGTCCGTTGGACTGAACATTATGGACAGCACCACACTCATGTGTACTGGGCAGATGAGAAATATTATGATATCAAACATCATATCCTGAGAGAGTCGAGACAAGACG GCACTGAAATCATTGGCAAAGGAAGACATGTATTTCCCTTTTCCTTCCAAATTcctgaaag GAAGATTCCATCAACATTCAAATCCTCCATCGGCAAAATTGTTCATAAAATGAAGGCAGAACTCAAACAATCAATGAAgctgacaaaaaaggcaaaaatccaCTTCACATTTGTGTCCAAAGCAGACATGGATATTCCCGGCCTTATG GATCCTCAGTATGGTTGCAAAGACAAATCTGTCAAAGTTTTTGGTTCAGGAATGGTTTCAATGGATGTTCACACCAAGCGGATGGGATACAAGCAAG GAGAGCCTATCAAAGTTACTGTTGATGTCAGCAACCACTCCAGTCGTTCAGCGAAGCCAAAATTCATCCTGTACGAGAAGCGGAGTTTCTTTGCCCAGGGTCGCAGGAGAGTTTGCACAAATGAGATCCTAAAGGAGAAGACAGAGGCTGTTGAATCCTCTAAGACAGAGACTGTGACTAAGGTGATCACAGTCCCTAGAGAGCTACCTCCCTCCATCTTGAACTGCTCCATCATCAAGCTGGAGTACAGGCTGAAG atCAATCTAGATGTCAAATATGCTTCAGACCCAGAGATCAAACTCCCCATAGTCATCTTACCTTCCTCTGAGGTTCCTGCTGTGAAACAACCTCCTCCTGCTGGACCTGGATTTGAAGCATTTGGGAACCCAAACCAAGCACACTGGAGCATGGCACCACAACCACTACCAGCACCCCAAGGTCTGGATCCCCCACCTCCTTATGGAGCATATTCAGTGTACCCCTCATATCCTGATTATAGCAAATAA